Proteins encoded together in one Posidoniimonas polymericola window:
- a CDS encoding serine/threonine-protein kinase, producing the protein MKPLTPTDHEPAGDDLDLYVEAFESDAHAVGPDALAAYLPAADHPAFAEIVTEMVRVDLERRTLRGEPARLRDYQAVVPAMFATPSVLAPAAFEEYRLRKRSGEQLRPEQVAAEYSIDAAHWPSGSVPDAATSRPEEPQVGDQFAGFELVELLGRGAFGAVFVSRQHELSSREVVLKITPKRSVEAQRLAKLHHTNITPIYSMHTHEGWLGICMPYLGRQTLAAFTGAGARGDLASTLAKRLDETIKAPKPGAKPRSLRRAEKAERRSQPTAERAALEIVRQLADGLAHAHARGIVHSDIKPANILLGDDGVARLLDFNLASDSTAADTQTLVVGGTLPYLAPEHLDALSRGQAVRPASDVYSLGVLLYQLVTGKAPFPPGTLGPGAKAPEPAALNLETLAEERRRFSLESPAADALSPTVRALLRKSLAADPADRYQAAELADDLARHLDDLPLRHTGEPASRQRLAKWGRRNRTTLRWAGMLALAAGIAAVSGIALNRSHRLERVEAQREFDAFDNDALAARLMLHTPGSEPEIWSRGSAAAELALARFAPPHATRLGLLTAEQAAAVARETQNLSHLLAELDRRQHGDSGAVAPLGLQPSLGSSDPIAAAAALMTSRDYAGAIRLLTEVDAAYASDPVRWLLLGNALAATGRLNDADSAYTALIALQPDAMAGYYNRGLARVQAGRQSLAVDDFSAALSRSPQTACVLLNRAVASRGIGQFESAEQDATRALEIDNSDCRAWLLRADLRRSLGNAQGTKSDVERGLTLEPRDDLGWSARGMALATTDPEQAAEQLQRGAALFPNSVSLHKNLIFVLADRLDRPADAMRHAQRLAQLRPHDPTAKLSLAVLHARAGDRAAALAALPELAPEQATPIDALQQACVYSLTSASVDSDAAKAVDWLQAAFAKEPRLGLRAAKDPDLAALRRLPAYRELIGASLRLSMPKPSAPAAETAAGPPGPKQL; encoded by the coding sequence ATGAAGCCACTAACGCCCACTGATCACGAGCCGGCCGGCGACGACCTCGACCTCTACGTCGAGGCGTTCGAGAGCGATGCGCACGCGGTCGGCCCCGACGCGCTCGCCGCCTACCTGCCCGCGGCGGACCACCCCGCGTTCGCCGAGATCGTCACCGAGATGGTCCGGGTCGACCTCGAGCGACGCACGCTGCGTGGCGAGCCCGCCCGACTCCGCGACTACCAGGCGGTCGTGCCGGCGATGTTCGCCACCCCGAGCGTGCTCGCGCCGGCGGCCTTCGAGGAGTACCGCCTGCGGAAGCGATCGGGCGAGCAGCTGAGGCCCGAGCAGGTCGCGGCGGAGTACTCGATCGACGCCGCCCACTGGCCCAGCGGGTCCGTGCCGGACGCCGCGACGTCGCGGCCCGAGGAACCGCAGGTCGGTGACCAGTTCGCCGGGTTCGAGCTGGTCGAGTTGCTCGGCCGTGGCGCCTTCGGCGCGGTGTTCGTCTCGCGCCAGCACGAGCTTTCTTCCCGCGAGGTCGTGCTGAAGATTACGCCCAAGCGGTCGGTCGAGGCGCAGCGACTCGCCAAGCTCCACCACACGAATATCACGCCGATCTACTCGATGCACACGCACGAGGGTTGGCTCGGTATCTGCATGCCGTACCTCGGCCGCCAGACGCTGGCGGCGTTCACCGGGGCCGGCGCCCGCGGCGATCTCGCCTCGACGCTCGCCAAACGCCTCGACGAGACCATCAAGGCGCCCAAGCCCGGAGCCAAACCACGTTCGCTCCGCCGAGCCGAGAAGGCCGAACGCCGGTCGCAGCCCACCGCCGAACGAGCCGCCCTCGAGATCGTCCGCCAGCTCGCCGACGGTCTGGCCCACGCCCACGCCCGCGGCATCGTCCATTCCGACATCAAGCCGGCCAACATCCTGCTGGGCGACGACGGCGTCGCGCGGCTGCTCGACTTCAACCTGGCGTCGGACAGCACGGCGGCCGACACGCAGACGCTCGTCGTGGGCGGCACCCTGCCCTACCTGGCGCCCGAACACCTGGACGCGCTCAGCCGCGGCCAGGCCGTTCGTCCCGCCAGCGACGTCTACTCGCTTGGCGTGCTGCTCTACCAGCTGGTCACCGGCAAGGCGCCGTTCCCGCCCGGGACCCTCGGCCCCGGCGCCAAAGCACCAGAACCCGCCGCCCTCAACCTCGAGACGCTCGCGGAGGAGCGCCGCCGGTTCTCGCTCGAAAGTCCGGCCGCGGATGCGCTGTCGCCCACGGTGCGGGCGTTGCTGCGGAAGTCGCTCGCCGCGGACCCCGCCGACCGCTACCAGGCCGCCGAGCTCGCCGACGACCTCGCCCGCCATCTCGACGACCTGCCGCTCCGCCACACCGGCGAGCCGGCCAGCCGACAGCGGCTGGCAAAGTGGGGCCGCCGAAACCGCACCACGCTGCGTTGGGCCGGCATGCTCGCCCTGGCGGCCGGCATCGCCGCCGTCAGCGGCATTGCCTTGAACCGGAGCCACCGCTTGGAACGCGTCGAGGCCCAGCGTGAGTTCGACGCCTTCGACAACGACGCCCTCGCCGCCCGGCTGATGCTGCACACGCCCGGCAGCGAGCCAGAGATCTGGTCGCGGGGTTCGGCCGCCGCCGAGCTGGCGCTGGCGCGGTTCGCCCCGCCCCACGCGACGCGGCTCGGGCTGCTCACCGCCGAGCAGGCCGCTGCGGTCGCACGGGAGACGCAAAACCTCAGCCACCTGCTCGCAGAACTCGACCGCCGGCAGCACGGCGACAGCGGCGCCGTCGCGCCTCTTGGACTGCAACCTAGCCTGGGTTCTTCCGACCCGATCGCGGCCGCCGCGGCTTTGATGACGTCCCGTGATTACGCAGGCGCGATCCGTCTGCTGACCGAGGTCGACGCGGCGTACGCCTCCGACCCGGTTCGGTGGCTGCTGCTCGGCAACGCGCTGGCCGCCACCGGCAGACTGAACGACGCCGACTCGGCCTACACGGCGCTGATCGCCTTGCAGCCGGATGCGATGGCCGGCTACTACAACCGCGGCCTCGCCCGCGTGCAGGCGGGCCGCCAGTCCTTGGCCGTCGATGACTTCTCCGCTGCACTGTCGCGCTCGCCGCAGACCGCGTGTGTGCTGCTCAATCGGGCGGTCGCCTCCCGCGGGATTGGCCAGTTCGAGTCCGCCGAACAGGACGCCACCCGCGCCCTGGAGATCGACAACTCCGACTGCCGCGCGTGGCTGCTGCGGGCCGATCTCCGCAGGTCGCTCGGCAACGCCCAGGGCACCAAGTCCGACGTTGAGCGGGGCCTCACCCTCGAGCCACGCGACGACCTCGGCTGGTCCGCCCGCGGCATGGCCCTGGCGACCACCGATCCCGAGCAGGCCGCCGAACAGCTGCAGCGTGGCGCGGCATTGTTCCCGAACTCGGTGAGCTTGCACAAGAACCTGATCTTCGTGCTCGCCGACCGGCTGGACCGCCCGGCCGACGCGATGCGGCACGCCCAACGGCTCGCCCAGCTCCGCCCCCATGACCCGACCGCCAAGCTCTCGCTCGCCGTGCTCCACGCCCGGGCCGGCGACCGGGCGGCCGCCCTCGCCGCCCTGCCCGAGCTCGCGCCCGAGCAGGCGACCCCGATCGACGCTCTGCAGCAGGCCTGCGTCTACTCGCTGACCTCGGCGAGCGTCGACTCGGACGCCGCGAAGGCGGTTGACTGGCTGCAGGCTGCGTTCGCCAAGGAGCCGCGTCTGGGGCTCCGCGCCGCCAAAGACCCCGACCTGGCGGCGCTGCGTCGCCTGCCGGCCTACCGGGAGCTGATCGGCGCAAGCCTCCGCTTGTCGATGCCCAAACCTTCCGCGCCCGCCGCCGAGACCGCCGCCGGCCCGCCGGGACCTAAACAACTTTAA